The window AAAACCAAGAAGCTAGAATTAAGGACAGCTCTTGCTTAAAGGACTCCTTATTAAAAAGCTGATCAGGACCCAGGACATTCCATTGTATCGGGTCATTTCTGGGGGAAACATTCTTACAATAACCAGTATTTAGATGCAAATTGTGTCATAGGAGAGAACTAACACTTTGGGATCTTCTTAATGATGTCTGTGCTCCAAGCTGACAAAAGCTAATCCTCCAAATCACAGTGGCTAACATTCGAGGCTCTCTCAACTGACTACATAATGTCTCCAGTTAGATGAATTTCTTCACTGTCCTTCAAAATTCACGCAATGATTCTTAGTCCCAAGCCTTTTCTTTTACTGTGACTCTTCCCAGAATGCCCTCTATTCTTAAAATCAAAGAGCATCAgagtagaaagaaatagaaatcatttgTCCAACTTATGTTTgaaaagaaattccctctacaatGTTATGTCAGCTCTACTTGAAGACCCCCAATAAATAGGAACTCTGTATTCTAAAATAGCACTTTAATACTTCAGAcagtaaaattttgaaattataatcaaaccaAAATCAGTCTCTGTAACTATTCATTCACTGTTCCTACTTCTGCTTTCTAAAgccaaaagaataaatttaatcatACTTCCACAGATCTGTCTTTCAATGTTTGAAAGGCAGAGATCACATTTCACCTGTTTTCTTTCCGAAGTCAAATAGCTCAGCTCTTTTGACCAATCAATATATTCATTCTCCTGCTTATTCTTCAGTTATAATCTCCCAAAAGTAACCAACTCCCCAGGTTCAAAAATGTTAGATGCAAAACAACATGGTAAATATCATCCAGAAGATACTCCAGAAGAAAAACTGTCCAACTAGCAAAATTATTTGGAAGCAAAGGCTGTATGTTTATTCAGAGAGGGACGGtcacataaaagagaaaacatgagTTTGGGAACCAATGATGCAAATACTCAACTCTAAAAAATCCACTTGTATCTGAAGTAAATGTTCTTTAAACAATGagctcttttttaaaacattaaagagAATCAATATAAAAGCAGTGCCCAATAAGCAAAAACATCAAAGAATCAAGACCCGAGAatactgattttatatatttattttttaaaggccaACACATATTTAGACAACTTAAATATAGTTCCAACAGAAATACTCCGACAAAAGCAGCAATGGTCTCATGTGTTTTCACATTCAGACACTCGCTGGGATCATCCGAGTTCTGtgtaaaaaaggataaaaaatgaaaaattttgagctAATTTGGAATTACATTAGATCTGTCAGAGCCTGAATTAAGCATTTATAATAAGCTATAAGCTTATATTTTGGTTGGTAATAAAAGTTGACTGTTATATAGTGCTTTgatgtttataaaatgttttactatAGTTTGATATGATCCTCCTAACATTGTGAGGTAGATATTTCTTATATTATCCCTGATTTTTACCTTAGGAAAGGCTCTGACGATTATGATTTGCCTATAGTAATGATGCTAATGtcagaggtgatatttgaacccaTGCCTCTCCTGACTTCAACTCAAACATCTTCCTTACATCTTCCTAAACTAGGCTAACAAAGAGAACAggtattttttttggttttgtattcccTACATCTAATATATTCCCTTGTACAAAGCAAATGTTCAACCAAgtttatttgatttaatttaattactaTTCTCAACAAAGCTGCAATCTTACACTTCAATGACATTAACAGAAAATTGACATTGGAAGGGGTCTCACGGATCATCTAGTCGAACTCCCTAATTTTACGAAGATGGTACCTGAGATCCAAAAAAGGATAATGACTTCTCCAAGATCATATATCTAGGTAAGGACAAAGTCAAGACTAAACTCTAGGGCTCCTAATTCCCAGCCAAaggaattatttattaattatcaaGCTGGTGAAAATGCCCAGCAGACATTAACATTTCTTCTAGTTAAACTCTGGTTTTGTATGAAAAGGTGCACAAGACTGATTATATGGAAAATCAtcttttataaaagataaattacttacttgattaaaaaaaaactttattggtATACATCTTTTTTATCTGCAATGTAATCTACAATCTCTTGTGGACACATTAACTTTTCAGCATCTATGTCAGGAATTTCAAAACCTGAAAGTGAAAGGAAATGGAACATTACTGCACTATAACAAATAATGTATGAAATGAATACAAAGCATagaagatctacatgaactgatgtgaaataGAGTATGcagtcaagaaaacaatacacacaGTTAACTACaacatgtaaatggaaagaactactattacaaagcaaaaaaaatcaaaaataaatttaacaaagtgATACTGAGTGACTTGAATGAAGAGATAAGACAATGTCCATAGCTGTTACATATTGCATATGTTTTTAACCTTCTCTAACAGTTAGTTGTGctgactttttttccctctctaaaaaaataatattcattaaatacaATAATTCTCTGGAAGGGGTAGGAAAAATAATACTGAGAATAACTATTGATAGaaaccaaaaatattaataaaaacttattttgaaatgaactctgagtgcaaactgaagcatacttttttcactttgtttcttgctttttattattttttgcaccatggaatatggaaatgttttatgattTCATATGCATAAATGATATACTGTTATCTTCTCAATGGATGGCAAGCAGAGGGATAGgacagaatttagaactcaaaattttcagGTTCTGAGAATTGTGAATTTATCTGCCTCTTTACAATTATTcaatctcctctctccttttatgTATCATTTTCAATTCTGAAAGGCACAAATTTTACACTAAAAGACCATATTCACCTGATCATTAAAGTCTCTTGTttgatattatataaactatgtgTAATATTGGGATTTAATTAATGCTTAAGTGATtcattaaaagagaagtacagaatggcatattctttttttagggggaggggggcacagttgggattaagtgacttgctgaaggtcatatagctaatgtcGAGTATttgagctagatttgaactcaactcctcctgactgcaggagcagtgctttatccactgtactacctaacaAGGTATATTCAATTTCTTAAATCAAAATTCTCAGTTcacaattttatcattttctggGTTTACCTGATAACACAAATCATACCTCGAAACATATAGACACATTACAGTACATGGATTTATTACCAAATTCATCTTCCATGGCCATTATAATTTCTACTTGGTCCAAACTATCCAAGCCCAGGTCTTTCATGAAGTGGGAAGATACTGAAagctgaaagaaatgaaaaccaaaatCTAATTAGGGTGGAATTAAGCTTGTTAGACTGTTTGTTTCCTAAGTAAACCAACCAAGGGTAGTACTTTCCCTGCATCAAAACCAAGGGGTACCATGTGTCAATCATTATGTAAAATATTCCCCACAGCAGCATAGTTACTTCACGACAGCATCACTGATACTTTATAGCTAACCCTGTTAACCTGATCACCAAAGAGCTGAATTTGGTGACAGAAGCTAGCAGCTGTGTCCCAATGGCATTAGCCCCTAACTACCAGTCTGCTTGTAACTTTGTTCCTAATTACTCTTGGCAAACTTTTACAGTCATGATTTTGCAGATAATTCTGAATATGCTACTATTTTAAGATGCAAAAGGGAAATTTGGTTTCTGACATTCTGATACCAACCTCATTGTACTAAAAAGTCACAGCCTAAGTGGCAATCATTTTCCTGTTATAGTGATTAAAGAACCTTCAAATTCAAAATGCTTCTGATAATAATGACCTCTGGTTAAGTTATTAAACAGTCAAAATTCCAAGGGACGAATTCCTCAAATATATCAATTACCTTTTCCGGATCAATCTTATCATATAGTTTCAAAACATAGAGGACACGGTCTGTAATGCTCTCCAGGGTCAGAGGAGGCAAGTCACTATACTGACGGCTCAACTGTAGGAATATCCCTGAAACCTAGAACAAGGTAAAAAGcacagaaaacacatttaataaTGCCTCTGAAATGAACCAATGGAAACTCACAAATACATGGCTCCCTTTCACAAATGTGTTAGTTTAGAACCCCATGTTGTctgtgaagagatttaaaaatagtATCAAGCAGACATGCTAATGACAAGTCACATATCTAGTGATCTAAATTTATAATGCATATGTCTCACAATCACCTATAAAGTAGAGTACTACAAGTATTATTAAGTCCCAGTTTATAAAGAAAACCAGCACAGAAGATCACGTTGGATAATTGAATCTTTAAAACAATGCTAAAATTGGGCAACTATGCGACATAGTGAAccccagccctggagtcaggaagacccaagttcaaatttgacctcatagaCTTACTTAGCTGTAAgaccctaggcaaatcaattAATGAGTTTACCTTAATCCATCGAAGAaggactccagtatcttttccaagaaaatctcatacAGGGTCAAAAGAAGTCGAATACAATTTACTACCAAAGGTCCCACAAAccttttttaaaggaagtttttttGCCTCCATAGCTTATAACTACCATTCCTGGCTTTCTCCATTCCTTTGAAGCCACTTCTTCCATCACTCTTATACTGAGATACAAGAGGGCAGAACAGTGAACAGTAAAGAATTCGGTtatctttttaataccaatattctaCCAGTAAGAAGACCTGACAGAGCCAAATAAATCACTATGGGACCAGGCTACTAATGACAAGTTTCTCAGGACATAACTAGACTGATCTTCCAAAAGTTGACTTAGTTTGTTATcatttgcacaagaaaaaccaagcaGATGAAGAACATTCACTATCCCCAATTCAACAAGCAGTAAGATGGCAATGTATAGTGCTTATCCATCAGTATATTTAAAACTGCTTTAGAGTATCTAAATGGATAAGTTGGgtccaaaacaaaacagaacaatttCATAGGAGTACTGCTCTGCAGAACAGTTTTGACTCAGGAACCACAGCCTAGTGGCtgttcattaaaaatcaaattctgcctctttttactttaaaaaagttattgCCTTAATACAATGATATATCACTGCTGTCCCGGATCTTATTACCTAACTAGATTTCAGGGACTCTGTACAACATTCATACAAACATTTATAAGCATCTGCTATAAAAATACTAACAGTTCATATTTACACAGCAAAAATACTAACAGTTCATATTTACACAGCACTTCACAAAGGACATTCCTCACAACCACCTACAAAGCAAATGGAACAAGGATAaagatcttcattttacaaaagaagaaaatgagtgaAGTGCCTTGCCCTTGGTCACATTAGTTAAGAGACAGAGTCAGTACCTAAACCCAGGTCTTTTAACTCTCTGCTATATGCATATCATTATGCTATATAGCCTGAGAGAGACAATAAGTTGTACATGCTCTCATCAATTTTCCAACCTATTCTCCACTATTCATACAAATGAACCCCATAACAGACAAGTTATGGTGCAAAAGTTCTTTTTTGCAGTTTACAACACACTTTTCcacaaaaaatggaataaatgagGGCTGAGGTGGTGGTGCTTTTCTCAAGTAGttcaacaacaaagaaaaaggaatcatTTGCACTAAAGAGTTAACTtaaacaaataagagaaataacaaACCAAGGCAGGGTGAGAAAAGCCTGCAGGCCCTTGCATCAGGTCGGCCGCAGATACTGTAAAGTTTTGATGAGAAAAAGAGGCAAGGGAGATGGAATCTTAACAAGGACCATCATGGCAGAAAACCagggcaaaaagaaagaaaaggatgacAGGAAGTCAAAGGCACCAAGGAGTAACAAAGCTCCGTCACTATATTAAAGAACAGGAGTTTGACATTAGGAGTCTTGCAAATTGCTTAGATCCCATGGAGAAGGTCAATTCTTACAAAACATCATTCTCTCCCTATGTAGAGGAAAGGATTGATTCCCTAGCAATTTCAAGTCACTACAGGCATTTGGCAAATGATAAATTTGAACCGAATTGTCTCCTTTGGTTGCTaggcctccaaaaaaaaaaaaaaagggagaggatttTGGTGCAGTAGAGTGCTGGGGCTGGGTCAAGATCTTGTTCAAATCCAGGTTATGACACTAGTTTtatgacctgggcaaatcactacacctctgtttgctttagtcTCCTtaacaataaaatggggataatggtacCTATCTTGCAAGGCtcttttaaggatcaaatgatatctATAAAGTGCCAGTTACACAATGTacacaatataaatgtttattcttttcccttccctttaactgccagcttttaaaattaaagttgtaATTGTTTCAATCTTTTATAAATGTATTACATTCTTCCCTGTAATCTTAAATTATCAATCTTCTAACGATTACTTAGGATCACTACAGTAAACAAAGATTATCATACAATATGATGATGCTATCAAAAATGATCTGCCCTATGTACTTTTTTGAGTTCTGCATCCGCTTTTTGGAGTTTCCAAAAGATTTCCTTTCAGTTACTGACAGGTCGTCAATGCCCTTGACCAAATTTTCTTAAATTGAGGGTCACGACCCGATATGGGGTTCCAAGAAACTTCCacttttcagtaaatgtttgatttatgcACCTCTTTTATATACCCATAGACCCGAAGTCGCCTAAATATTTGGGGGCGAGGGCAAGTTTAAGAAGCCCCGTCCTACACCAGTCGTTATCCTGCCTCTGCCCGAGCACCCCAACACTTATGTGATCGtggacaaaccactccaatgaaATCTTCCAAATTTTCCACAGAGTCGAAGTGAGAGTTTCCTCCCAGAAACCGGATGGCGGCCCATCCGCGCCCGGCCGTGCGGAGGAGGACGCAAGTCCTCCCCGAGTGTCAAGAGGCCTTCCTCTTAACCTCCCCGAAGAGGGAGGGCAACAATAAGAACAAGAGCCCCTCGGCACTGCTCAGCTTGCCCCAGGCGGCGGAGAGAGAGCGCAGCCGGAGTCCGGAAAGTGCGCGGTTAGCAGCGACGCCGGAGAGAAGTCCCCAGTGCCCGGAGTTCCGCCTCCGCAGCCCGCAGGGGCCGGCCAGGCCTGCAGCCCCAGGGCGGGGGATCCGGGCGGCGTGTCAGCCGACGAGACCTCGGGAGGGGACGCCGACCTTTGCAGGCCTCTGAGACCTGCCGGAGCCAGGCCCCGTGGGGAGGCTGAGGCCCCGTGGGGAGGCTGAGGCCCCGTGGGGAGGCTGAGGCCCCGTGGGAGGCTGAGGCCCCGTGGGAGGCTGAGGCCCCGTGGGAGGCTGAGGCCCCGTGGGAGGCTGAGGCCCCGTGGGGAGGCTGAGGCCCAGTCAGACCTCTGCGGAGCGCCCTCCTCCCGCTCCCCGAGCCCGGCCCGGCGGTGACCCCTGCGGGCCCGGCAAAGTCACCGCCGCCCGCCCGCGGGCCCGCCTCCCTCACCTGCGTGGGTGCAGAAGCAGGGACCGCCGCAGCcgcccttctcctcctccccgcCGCCGCGCACGGAACCGAACCGAGCGGCCGAACCACGGCGAGCGCGGGGCCCCTGGGCCGGGACGGCGGCACCAAGGCCGCGGACAGACGGCGGACACAGACGGAGAGGACACGGGCCGCCATGGCTACGCCGACCCAGAGTGCAACGCGCCCTTCACCGTAAGCCCCGCCTCCTTCTTTCAGGAAGGAGCAACGAAAGGAAGAGCCTAGAGCTGCCATCCCGGAGGCCCTTCTGGCCTCCAGGCCGCTCTTTAGAATCAGCGTCCCCTGGTGGCCAGAGGAGGGGAGCCTGTGCTCCGgatggaggagagggaggggaacgCTGGAGCTTCTCTTCCTAGCTTGAGTATGTGTGGTCAGTGTCCTGAGCGGGCCACTTCCTGccgtttgcctccatttcctcgtGGCCAAAACGAAGGCAAAAACAGCGCCTCCATCCCAGGGTTTTCGTGGGGGAAAATCATCAAGTTCCCTAAACTCTGTGCCACCTTAACTGTTATTCTTGTTATCCTAGCTGGAGTCTTAGGACGTAATGGACAAGagttaattcaaaatcaaacactTCCTGGCAACACGTTGTCCCTGAGCGCCCGGCTTCTCTGCAGCTTTGGTTCTGAGCACATTCGCTTTGCATGAGCAGGTGCCCGAAAACACATTCTCAGAGTCTGGAAAGAGTCACATGAAATTTCTCAGCTAGCAGGGATGTATTAGCAGAAAAAGTCTATGACATACCCGGGCCAGGGGAGGAAAAGGccatatagattcttttttttttttttttttttttttagtttttaatgatCTCTGAGAGGAAATTGACTCCCTCCCCATGCCACTTTTACATGGTAGTGATTagcaagaaattttaaatttcctttcctgaCACATCCAGTTATTAGTGCTTTCCTCATtcctaaccaaaaaaaaacaaaaaaaaaccctttttttttttaaattgaagctttttgttttcaaacatAAGCAAGgatgattttcaacattgaccttgtgtttttattttacccccctccttcctccctcctcccttagatggcaagtaatccaatatatgttaaacatagtaaaaaatatatgtaaatcgaatataggcatacatatgtatacaattatcttattgcacaagaaaaatcagatcaaagaggaaaaaaaaatgagaaagaaaataaaatgcagcaaacaacaacaaaaagagtaaaaatccacactcagtccccacagacctctctctggatatagatggctctctccatcacaagatcattggaaatggcctgaactGTCTTATTGTTGAGAAGACTCACAAGCATCAGAATCGatcctcatataatcttgctgttaccatgtacaatgatctcctgaaaACAATTACTtttcacaaatatatttaattttctatatgaACTATTTCACCCCCAATAGAATATCCTGGGTAGGgactattgtatttttttttaatcttcatgttCCCAGTACTtgtcacataataagtgtttgttaaatTAGATTGAAGTATGTCtaaatttttctatattataataataataatagcatttttatagtgctttaagatttgtttaATGTTGCACTTGATCCTGAAGTAATTTTCATGGAGTCCATGACTAAGTGGGGCCTGAATATCAAGTTGTCCACAAATTGAGTTAATTTAGTCTCTTCTTCATCAATGCttgttcctttcatttttttttctcttctttttgccaATAGTGACTAATCATGGGGATCAGACTGTACAACTTGGGACCCATGGAAATTTCTAGCATACGCTGTTGTTTTTATCTGACACTATTTCCCTCATGAACTGAGGCTTCTAAAATAGAAGCACAGCAGAGAAAAATGGAAGGTTGAACAAGATTTATAAAGGCAATAACAGAGAAATTGATTAGAAGTAGCAAGTTAAACTTGATAtttcaaaatctttcatttccttgaggggcaaagaataaaatagaaacaaataaaggTATAGCCCACAAATCagaaaatacaattcaaaatagactacaagagaagagaaataatgaagaggaCAAAGTAAAGAAATActtttcttagaaaaagaaagagaaaaaaaactaattaaaaaataagttggaGGAAAGGAAGATTATAAACTAACTGCtgtattagaaaaattcaaatcaatGAATATAATCTGCCTTAACCTGTTTTCCCATTGTATTtactactttgtatttaaatgCTTAAGTTAGCTACAGACTCTTCTCCTATTGCAAATGaaaataggataatttacctttttttaagctgaagaaaaagaaacttatttattttttaagtagattttttttttattatagcatcttatttacaaaacatgtgcaagggtaatttttcaacactgacccttgaaaaatcttctgtttcaaatttccccctccttccttccatcccctcccctagatggcaggtagtccaatacatgttaaatattttaaaatatatgttaaatccaatatatgtatacatatttatacagttatcttcctgcacaagaaaaatcggatctagaaagaaagagaaaaacctgagaaggaaaacaaaaatgcaagcaaacaataacagaaagagtaaaaatactatgttgtggtccacattcagttcccacagtcttctgaCTCGCTTTATCACtgaactggaactggtttgaattatctcattgttgaagagaaccacgtccatcagagttgatcatcattgtatagtcttgctgttgccgtgtgtaatgatctcctggtcctgctcatttcactcagcatcagtttgtgtgagtctctccaggcctctctgtattcatcctgctggtcatttctaacagaacaacaatattccataacattcatataccacaatttattcagccattctccaactgatgggcatccactcggtttccagtttctatccactgcaaaaaggactgccaccaacacttttgcacatatgggtccctttccctcctttaagatctctttgggatataagcccagtagaaacactgctggaccaaagggtatgcacagtttgataactttttgagcattgtttcaaattactctccagaatggttgggtccaTAATCCCACCAACACTGTATcactgtctcagttttcccacatcccctccaacattcattatcttttcctgtcattttagccaatctgagagttgtatagagttgtcttaatttgcatttctctgatcaatagttatttgtagcaccttttcatatgactagaaatagtttcaatttcttcatctgaaagttgtctgtttatatcctttgaccatttaccagttggagaatggcttgataagaaactgatttttaataagtttttaattttcaaaatacaaagatagttttcaacattcagccttgtaaaacccttgtgttccaaatttttcttcctcccttctcctcacccccctTTCCtaaacaacaagtaatccaatatatattaaacttgtGCAGTTCTTGTATGcataaagaaatctattttaatgTACAAACTTACAAATCTGGAAATACTGGTTTTCTCATATCTAAGATCATTCTTTGTACTCCTTGGGTTTTCATAGATAAAGGTTGAACTTCTGTGTCTCAGACATGACTATCTTCCCCCATTCCTCCCTATGAATTTAGCATCCATCACATAATCTCCTCTGAACAGTTAAATAGCATAATTTTCTCCTAAACCCCTCTCCTGTTCAATGCCAGTTGCCAAGATTGTGGGCACCATATGATCATCAAATTTGTCTTTGAAActctatctcttctctccaaTACAGACCACACTAAAGCTGGCTCACTTCCCATCCCTGATGGAGCTCCTATATgtctacaaatatataaatatgacatTATATGATAACACTTTGGGATTCATTActctaaaaaaaatgaatcctCCAAGTGCAACTTCACAATAAACTTCAGAAAAGCTTCCAGTATTTCTCTATTACCTGTAATTAACAgttcaattttaaataaaatactcttgATCAAATTAAGGGAAGATATTTTTGTTCTATGTTTTTTAGTGTCTTTAAcattaataaatatcaaaatcatGTCATTCCACGGTAGGGAACAAACCCCATGAGGCACATATCATTGGAATCGATGCTCCCTTTTTTACAGCGCAATTGTAAACAGAAGCTCATAGAAATTGTTACGTGGTCATGGAATTCCACCATAGGACTTCCAGATCTACACCAGACTGAGAAATATGAGTAAGACATGTATGAAGTCCAAAGACTgaagaaagcaaattaaaaaaaaaaaagttcagtgattataattatgaaaatgaaacCGTTAAAGGGAAACGAACCAGATTTTCTAAGTGGACAGCTGCcgacaatttattaaaaaaaaaaaaaaaaaaaacaagcacacttcttttatttaacaaaaaGTAAACTACGGAAAGTGTAACGTTTCAAGTACTCTGTCATTACAATCACACTCAGGATGTTTGCATAACTGTTTCCCAGAACTATGCTGAGACTATTATATGGGAATAAATTAGTCGAAACAAAATTTATCCATTAAATTTATCCATAAGGTGGTTGCCCAGTTTAACGTTGTATGTTCCATAACTACGTGTTAAATACGGTCTGATAGGTGAAGCGTCTCTGATTACAACTACTTCTCTGTAAGAAGCCATCCTACTAGAGAAAGGATGCTAGCCGGTTACCCAGGCTGGAATGTACCATCTGTATTGAGACGGGAGGGGAGTGCGAGCTTATCCTGACCCATTTtggataaaaacaaaaccaaaccaaccCTTGATTTTATTCCCCTACGTAGAATATAATATTGTTAAATAGAATTGACCGCGTGGGCCTCGAGGAGTGAGTGGAGGGGAGTAGGAGAAGTCAGAACCTGACACAGATCTCTTCGTTCCCCCCTCCGGTACAATGGTTTCTTCTCCTTATTCATCTTTCCCCAGAAGTCCCACCGCACTTAGCGGCTTCGCGGGAACGCCGGGGGAAAGGTAAATTACTTCCCACGCCCACGTGGGAGGCTGCTGGTGGTGATGCAGAAAGTGGGGCATCCCCGAGCGGCCGAGAGGATGCGCGGCCGGGAGCGGAGAGACGGCTCTCTGCCCTGGGCTGGCGGAGACCCCGGCCCCCTCTCCAGGGCTGACCTGACCAGGCCCGCGGCCGCGGGGGAGCAGAGGCAGGATTTGGGGGGTTTTCGGAGACTGGGGAAAGC of the Sarcophilus harrisii chromosome 1, mSarHar1.11, whole genome shotgun sequence genome contains:
- the NDUFAB1 gene encoding acyl carrier protein, mitochondrial; protein product: MAALGSSFRCSFLKEGGGAYGEGRVALWVGVAMAARVLSVCVRRLSAALVPPSRPRGPALAVVRPLGSVPCAAAGRRRRAAAAVPASAPTQVSGIFLQLSRQYSDLPPLTLESITDRVLYVLKLYDKIDPEKLSVSSHFMKDLGLDSLDQVEIIMAMEDEFGFEIPDIDAEKLMCPQEIVDYIADKKDVYQ